The Engystomops pustulosus chromosome 4, aEngPut4.maternal, whole genome shotgun sequence genome contains a region encoding:
- the TMEM88 gene encoding transmembrane protein 88 codes for MGEDTSTLPPPYTPVPPVPRDPLDCWACAVLITAHNLLIGAANLGIFIVMCGGALVPSAVMLLYGFLCHPRFRRPKETLCPAVLTPGPCVALLVFGALLLLPFLILSLAAYARIVRSFQLSSCFLPYSRAMYGGAPAARRRPAKDSPKDGKAWV; via the exons ATGGGTGAAGATACTTCCACTCTGCCCCCACCGTATACCCCGGTTCCCCCTGTACCCCGAGACCCCCTGGACTGCTGGGCATGTGCCGTGCTCATCACCGCCCATAACCTTCTGATCGGAGCCGCCAACCTGGGCATCTTCATCGTGATGTGTGGAGGAGCCCTGGTGCCATCTGCTGTCATGCTTCTCTACGGGTTCCTGTGCCACCCTCGG TTCCGCCGGCCTAAGGAGACGCTGTGCCCTGCAGTGCTGACCCCCGGCCCCTGTGTGGCGCTGCTGGTGTtcggggcgctgctgctccttcccttcctcatcctcaGTCTCGCCGCTTACGCCCGGATCGTCCGCAGCTTCCAGCTGAGCTCGTGCTTCCTGCCCTACAGCCGCGCCATGTACGGGGGAGCCCCAGCCGCCAGGAGGCGCCCCGCCAAGGACAGCCCCAAGGACGGCAAGGCCTGGGTGTGA